A section of the Pochonia chlamydosporia 170 chromosome 2, whole genome shotgun sequence genome encodes:
- a CDS encoding ATPase inhibitor, IATP, mitochondria (similar to Metarhizium robertsii ARSEF 23 XP_007821902.2), which produces MLRTTFTKTAAFRPLRATFTTTARAMAEGDTGAPPKTGGQGDAFQRRERANEDWAIRQREKEKLLELKKKLAEQQQHLQRLSDHIEEITRDQGGEKN; this is translated from the exons ATGCTCCGAACAACATTCACCAAGACGGCTGCGTTCCGTCCCCTCCGAGCCACCTTCACCACTACTGCTCGTGCCATGGCCGAGGGTGATACCGGCGCGCCTCCCAAGACCGGCGGCCAAGG TGACGCTTTCCAGCGCCGTGAGCGCGCCAACGAAGACTGGGCCATCCGCCAGCgcgagaaggagaagcttttggagctcaagaagaagcttgctgagcagcagcagcacctcCAGCGCCTCTCTGACCACAT TGAGGAGATCACCCGTGACCAGGGTGGTGAGAAGAACTAG